Proteins co-encoded in one Malus domestica chromosome 09, GDT2T_hap1 genomic window:
- the LOC103442534 gene encoding calcium-dependent protein kinase 24-like, which translates to MGSCVCTPAKAGFHHRRRDIIKPLPQSSVHDSSPRRSFVAPVPHHSTIIWVLDKTAGNDIFGKYQFGNELGRGEFGITYRCVHRETGEAFACKTISKSKLKTEIDVEDVRREAEIMRRLPKHPNIVCFKEAYEDREAVYLVMELCEGGELFDRIVAKGHYTERAAATVTRTILEICQVCHKHGVIHRDLKPENFLFADGSENAELKAIDFGLSIFFEPGQRFNEIVGSPYYMAPEVLRRNYGPEVDVWSSGVILYILLCGVPPFWAETEEGIAQAIVRGTIDFERETWKNVSEEAKELVRSMLDPNPCNRLKVEEVLDHPWIRNGNQVPNVPLGENVTLRIKQFSLMNKFKKKVLRVVADNLPEDQIDGIRQIFEMMDIDNNGNLTFEELRDGLVKIGHNVADPDVQMLLDAADADGNGTLSCDEFVMVSVHLKKIDSDEFLHQAFGYFDKNNSGYIEFDELREALLDDKLGPDNEQVIQDIIFDVDLDKDGRIGFEEFKAMMKTGMDWKMASRQYSRALLNVLSRKLLKDESLQAN; encoded by the exons ATGGGAAGCTGCGTATGCACACCTGCGAAAGCAGGTTTCCACCACAGAcgaagagacatcatcaaaccTTTACCTCAAAGCAGTGTACACGACTCGTCGCCACGCAGGTCGTTCGTTGCACCGGTTCCCCACCACAGCACTATTATATGGGTGCTGGACAAGACTGCCGGTAATGACATCTTCGGCAAGTACCAGTTTGGCAATGAATTAGGGCGAGGGGAGTTTGGAATCACCTACAGATGCGTCCACAGGGAGACGGGGGAGGCTTTTGCGTGCAAGACCATATCGAAGAGCAAGCTGAAGACGGAGATTGATGTCGAGGATGTGAGGAGGGAGGCTGAGATCATGCGCCGTTTGCCTAAGCATCCGAATATTGTCTGCTTCAAGGAGGCTTATGAGGATAGGGAGGCAGTTTATCTTGTCATGGAGCTTTGCGAAGGCGGCGAGCTCTTTGATAGGATTGTGGCAAAAGGGCATTACACGGAGCGAGCTGCCGCCACTGTTACCAGGACAATACTTGAGATTTGCCAg GTATGCCACAAGCATGGAGTGATACATAGGGACCTGAAACCAGAGAATTTCCTTTTTGCAGATGGTAGTGAAAATGCAGAATTAAAGGCAATTGATTTCGGCCTCTCTATATTTTTCGAACCAG GTCAGAGATTCAACGAAATTGTTGGAAGTCCATATTACATGGCTCCGGAGGTGCTACGGCGTAATTATGGGCCGGAAGTTGATGTTTGGAGTTCAGGGGTTATCCTTTACATCCTACTTTGTGGAGTGCCTCCATTTTGGGCAG AAACTGAGGAAGGAATTGCACAGGCTATTGTTCGGGGTACAATAGATTTCGAGAGGGAGACATGGAAAAATGTTTCGGAGGAAGCAAAAGAACTAGTGAGGAGCATGCTTGATCCAAATCCTTGCAACAGGCTCAAAGTTGAAGAAGTCCTAG ATCATCCGTGGATAAGAAACGGGAATCAAGTTCCTAATGTTCCTCTGGGAGAAAATGTCACATTAAGGATCAAGCAGTTCTCGTTAATGAATAAGTTCAAGAAGAAAGTTCTTAGA GTGGTGGCGGATAACTTGCCAGAGGATCAAATAGATGGAATCAGACAGATATTCGAAATGATGGACATTGACAACAACGGAAACTTGACTTTTGAAGAACTTCGAGATGGTCTTGTGAAGATCGGACACAATGTCGCTGATCCTGATGTGCAGATGTTGTTGGATGCT GCGGATGCTGATGGAAATGGCACACTGAGCTGCGATGAATTCGTTATGGTGTCTGTTCACTTAAAAAAGATAGACAGCGATGAATTTCTCCATCAAGCTTTTGGCTATTTCGACAAGAATAACAGCGGATATATTGAGTTCGATGAGCTGAGAGAAGCATTGCTGGATGACAAACTTGGTCCAGATAACGAGCAGGTTATCCAAGACATCATATTTGATGTTGACTTGGACAAG GATGGGCGAATAGGTTTTGAAGAGTTTAAAGCAATGATGAAAACTGGCATGGACTGGAAAATGGCTTCTCGTCAATATTCGAGAGCATTGCTAAATGTACTTAGCCGTAAGTTGCTGAAAGACGAATCGTTACAAGCGAACTAA
- the LOC103442536 gene encoding beta-glucuronosyltransferase GlcAT14A — protein MRKYVNHHSARVIGDRIWAIPFIASFIIFITLFFSAISGIFTAPHAGEKLSFDIIPFSKPDDSSGYFVESDLKRSLDTNGGSKSGAPSLAYLISGTKGDSHRMMRTLSAVYHPRNQYILHLDLEAPPRERLELASLVKADLTFREVENVRVMSQSNLVTYKGPTMIACTLQAISILLKESSEWDWFINLSASDYPLMTQDDLLHAFSNISRNINFIEHMQLTGWKLNQRAKPIIIDPGLYLSKKSDLASTTQRRSLPTSFKLFTGSAWVMLTRSFLEYCIWGWDNLPRTMLMYYTNFVSSPEGYFHTIICDNEEYRHTAISHDLHYIAWDSPPKQHPISLSMKDFDKMVKSNAPFARKFAKDDPVLDKIDKELLGRTNRFAPGGWCIGSPEGGADPCSVRGNDSVFKPGPGSGRFQELLHTLLSEDFRKKQCT, from the exons ATGAGGAAGTATGTAAATCATCACTCAGCAAGGGTGATTGGTGATAGGATTTGGGCTATTCCATTCATTGCTAGCTTTATCATATTCATCACCCTCTTTTTCTCTGCCATTTCCGGGATCTTTACCGCTCCACACGCTGGAGAGAAGTTGTCATTCGACATTATTCCCTTCTCAAAACCAGATGACTCAAGTGGGTATTTTGTTGAATCTGATTTGAAAAGATCATTGGACACCAATGGGGGTTCCAAAAGTGGGGCACCTAGTTTAGCGTATCTTATATCGGGTACAAAGGGTGATAGTCATAGGATGATGAGGACTTTAAGTGCGGTGTATCATCCAAGAAATCAATATATCCTGCATTTGGATCTTGAGGCTCCGCCTCGTGAAAGGTTGGAATTGGCAAGTTTAGTGAAGGCTGATCTTACTTTTCGTGAAGTAGAGAATGTGCGTGTTATGTCTCAATCCAATTTGGTGACTTATAAGGGCCCTACGATGATTGCTTGTACTCTGCAAGCCATTTCCATTCTATTAAAGGAGAGCTCAGAGTGGGACTGGTTTATAAACCTCAGTGCATCAGATTATCCTCTCATGACACAAGATG ATTTGCTTCATGCTTTCTCCAATATTTCCAGAAACATCAACTTTATTGAACATATGCAGCTCACTGGATGGAAACT GAACCAAAGAGCAAAACCTATCATAATTGATCCAGGCCTGTACTTATCAAAAAAATCTGACCTTGCATCGACTACTCAGCGCCGATCACTTCCTACATCATTCAAGTTGTTCACAG GTTCTGCTTGGGTAATGCTAACGCGATCATTTCTCGAGTATTGTATATGGGGATGGGATAACCTCCCACGTACAATGCTTATGTACTAcacaaattttgtttcttctccggaaggttattttcatactatTATTTGCGACAATGAGGAATATCGCCACACTGCGATAAGTCACGATCTCCACTACATTGCTTGGGACAGCCCTCCTAAGCAGCATCCCATCTCTTTGTCAATGAAGGACTTTGACAAAATGGTGAAGAGCAACGCTCCCTTTGCTCGAAAGTTTGCGAAGGATGACCCAGTGTTGGACAAAATTGATAAAGAGCTTCTAGGTCGCACAAACCGGTTTGCACCTGGGGGGTGGTGCATAGGCAGCCCTGAAGGCGGGGCTGACCCATGCTCCGTGCGTGGTAA